The Rubripirellula amarantea genome includes the window TCGCCAAGGCAGCCTCTTCAGGCGACAGCGATCGGCTAGTGAGTTTGTGATCGTACGCTTGGCCCGGTTAGCACTTGGCCAGTTTAGCGACGCCGCGTGCCAGCGCGTTTGAGGCCTTTGGCGATGAAATCGAACGCTTCGACCGGTTTATGATCTTCGAGCACATCGAAGAAACAGGCCAAAACGCGTTTGGTTTCAGCAACGTTCAACTTCACGCCTGCCGTGTCCGCACGAGAGGCGACTTGATTGTAGATGTCGCCTAAGGAAGACGGCTTCGGTTTTGCGGTGGACTTCTTGGGAGCTGCTTTCTTCTTGGCCATGAAGACTTCTCTTGATCGAGTAGGAAGGCGTGTCGACGAGTGGCTCTTTGTAACGCAAAGCAAACATCGCGAGAACAACGATCAGCCAATTCAACAAATTCATTTCTTCGCGTGGCAGTCGTAATTCCCATCTTCGGAACAACCGCGTTTGATTGACAACGCAGCGTCCATGCCTCATCGTTGAATGAAATCGGCATTCAAACTCGCAAGGTGTCCCAGATGCAAAATCACGACCGGGAACCTTCTTCGCTACGTCGATTGGTCACGATCTTAGTTTTGATTGTGGCGGGTGAGACCGTGTTCTTCTTGCCGTTCGTTCTACCACGAGTATTCCGACCGACGTTGTTGGAAGTGTTTCAACTGACCAATCTTGAATTGGGCGTTGCGTTTTCAATTTATGGTCTGGTCGCGTTGCTGGCGTACTTTCCGGGCGGGCCCCTCGCAGACCGATTCTCGGCGCGAAAGCTGATGGCATTTGCGTTGTTGGCAACCTCGTTGGGCGGAATAGTCATGACTTCATTGCCCTCGTTTCCCGTATTGAAAATGCTATACGGTTTTTGGGGTTTAACCACGATTTTACTGTTCTGGGCACCGCTGATTCGAGAAACGCGTGCATGGGGCGGTGCAGAGTTACCCGGTCGTGCGTTTGGATTTCTCGATGGCGGACGCGGGTTTGTTGCCGCTGCGATTGGTAGCAGCGCCGTTGCACTATTTTCGTACTTCATGCCCGACGACGTTCAAATCGCAACACCTGACCAGCAGGCGAATGCGTTTCGACAAGTTGTATTGCTGTTTTCAACGATCACATTCGCCGCCGCAATCCTCGTTTGGTTTGCGATCAATGACAATAGCCATCGGCACATCGCGCCCACCAGCGAGTTGAAGTCGCAGGGAATCGTACGTGTGCTTCGCATGCCGACCGTTTGGTTGCAATCTGTTGTCGTGGTTTGCGCCTATGTCGGTTACAAAGGCTTGGACGACATTTCGCTTTATGCGTACGAAGTTCTTGAGTTTGACGAAGTTGAATCAGCCACCGTGGGTACTTTGTCTATGTGGGTGCGTCCATTCGCGGCGATCGCGGCAGGTTTGCTGGCGGATCGAGTAGGCGTTGCCAGAATGACAATCGCAAGCTTGGCTATGTTTGCGATCGGCACTGGCGTGATCGCGATCGGACCTTTCCAACCTGGCGTGACCGCATTCTTTTTCGCGACGCTGATCGCCACGAGTGCTGCGGTATTTGCTCTTCGCGGTCTCTATTACGCGATGATGGAAGAGGGACGCGTGCCGTTTGGAGACACCGGTACTGCCGTGGGCATCGTATCGGTCGTCGGCTACACGCCCGACGTTTTCATGGGCCCGGTCATGGGAGTCCTGCTCGATCGATGGCCTGGGGAACGAGGGCATCAATACGTCTTCCTGGTACTCACCATAGCTGCACTAGTTGGCTTGGTGGCATCGATCATGTTTCTTCGAATCGTGGAACGTTCGCAACGCCAAGCGGCTTGATTGAGCAACCGTGCCTCATGCTGGTATTTACGCTCGACTAGCTGTCAATATTGAACCGCTCAAGGAAGTCTGCGGGAATCGAAGCGGTCATTCGTCCGACCAACGCATAGTAGAACAACTGCGTTCCTTCCATCGAAAGTCGGTGTCGATAGAGTTCGAGGTGATAAATATCAAGGTACTTCGAAAAGATCAACTCTCGGACTAAACGCGAAAAACCAGACTGCTCATTGTGATCGAGAAATGTCTCCTTGATATTGAACGCCAGCCACCCATTGGTGCTGATCAGCTTCATTGCATTGAAGAAGGCTCGCGGTGGAATGTCACCAAATCCTAGAGCTGCGACGCAAGTCAAGCAATCAAAACGCCAATCGCGCAGCTCTTCACTCACATCGTCGCTTAGATTGGCGAAATCTTCGATGTAGTAATCATCGTAGACCGTTGAACGATCACGGAAGGCTGCGTCTCTTGCTTCCGGAATGATGTCGGCACCGACGAGTCGAGCGACTCCATCACGTTTAAGGACCTCTCCCATCATCCCATTGCCCGCGCCGAGGTCGATCACACGCAATTCGGAAACCGGTTCGCGTACTGTATCAAGGGCGCGTCTCAAGAGATCGGCAAGTTTCTCGGGAGAATTGCAACGCAGGCGTTCGTAGAAAAGCTGCTCATACAAACCGGGACGCTTGTAGATCTCATCGTAGTCATGGAAGCGTAGACGCTTCTCTCTGCCATCCTCAATGAGCGTGAAGAATACCTCGTCTTGTCCTAGGCTTTCGGAATTGGATGACGGAAACTGGATGCGGTAGCGTTTAGACATAGCGAGGTACCCTAACGGCATATCCATTGGAGACCAAGGCCCCTGCACCATCTGACTCTGGTCGATCCACTCTCATAAGTTTGAGTCAGCCATCGAGTGCACCAACGGCTGCAGTCATCAACATGCGGAGACACAAAACGAAAACAATGCAATCCCTGAACGCCTATTCAAATGCGTTTACCTAGAACATTGCGTGAAACGCTGATAGGTGCGTTTGTGATCCTAAGGGTTGCGATAGCTTTGCCCCAAGCAGCAGGGAAGAAGCGAGGGGATGCACCTGAGAATCGAGACATCAAGTTTGCGAATCCATCGCCTCGCGAGGGGTTTGGCGTCGGATGTATGGCGTTTACCGAGCGGACGCAGGCGTTCCTTAGCGATCGCGACAACGCGATTGCAAATTGACATCATTCCCAGCAACGGCGTTCTCTGGCCCTGTCGCCCTTGCTTCAATCGGTCGGCTCCGTCCGAACCTTAGCGGCTTGCAAGATGAAGTTCGATTGAACGGGAGCCTTGTCACCGCCCAAGGAATCGCTGGATAGCGCCCCAGAATGCGTGTTTCACGGCGGTTCGTGGTGACGGGGGTCAGCCTAGCATCAAAATGTTGGCGGAAAGGACTGCATTCGTCGTCCAAACTCGGTTCATCCGTTGACGCTTGAGCGAGTGATTGCCTACCTCCTAGCAATAGCCGTCATACGTTGTGACGAAACTTGGTGGAACGCGATCATGAAACATCCTTGGCGATACGCGATAGCGAGAAGGTGCTGTTACACAGTGCTAGCGGTCACGCTTGTTGCCGTGGTATTTCGAAACTCGATTGCCCGGTATGCCACTGCAACGATCGGTTCGCGCCTACTAGAGACTGAGCTGAAGGTTGGTTCCATCGAGTGGGGGCTATTTGCCGTCAACGTCCGAGATATCCGCGTTGCGGAACCGGGCAGCGACCAAGACCAAGCCACCGTTGGTCGTCTTGCATTCGCATTGACACCGTGGCAAGGAATTGTTCGCGGGGTCTGGGTGGAGCACGTCTCCCTAAGTGACCCAACGCTTCATTTACGATTTGACAGCGATGGAAAACTGCTGTCGAAGTTTCCATCGGCGGGTGAATCGAAGTCGGGCACTGCCAAGATTCCCATTGGCAAACTCGACGTACGCAATGCAACGTTGGCCATCCACCAATCCGGCAAGCAAACTTTCACCATTTGTGGCGCCAGACTTGCCGCTCGATTCGACGAAGAGATTCGAATGCACGGCGACGTTCCCGACTTTCTTGGAGGTACGATTGAGGTGAAGGCGTTGGTCGACGCAACGACGCTTCAAGGATGGACGAAACTGACGGTCCAAAATGTGCGACTTGATTCCGAGGAACTTGCACGATTGCCGTTAACACCAGCGAAGATC containing:
- a CDS encoding MFS transporter → MQNHDREPSSLRRLVTILVLIVAGETVFFLPFVLPRVFRPTLLEVFQLTNLELGVAFSIYGLVALLAYFPGGPLADRFSARKLMAFALLATSLGGIVMTSLPSFPVLKMLYGFWGLTTILLFWAPLIRETRAWGGAELPGRAFGFLDGGRGFVAAAIGSSAVALFSYFMPDDVQIATPDQQANAFRQVVLLFSTITFAAAILVWFAINDNSHRHIAPTSELKSQGIVRVLRMPTVWLQSVVVVCAYVGYKGLDDISLYAYEVLEFDEVESATVGTLSMWVRPFAAIAAGLLADRVGVARMTIASLAMFAIGTGVIAIGPFQPGVTAFFFATLIATSAAVFALRGLYYAMMEEGRVPFGDTGTAVGIVSVVGYTPDVFMGPVMGVLLDRWPGERGHQYVFLVLTIAALVGLVASIMFLRIVERSQRQAA
- a CDS encoding class I SAM-dependent DNA methyltransferase is translated as MSKRYRIQFPSSNSESLGQDEVFFTLIEDGREKRLRFHDYDEIYKRPGLYEQLFYERLRCNSPEKLADLLRRALDTVREPVSELRVIDLGAGNGMMGEVLKRDGVARLVGADIIPEARDAAFRDRSTVYDDYYIEDFANLSDDVSEELRDWRFDCLTCVAALGFGDIPPRAFFNAMKLISTNGWLAFNIKETFLDHNEQSGFSRLVRELIFSKYLDIYHLELYRHRLSMEGTQLFYYALVGRMTASIPADFLERFNIDS